The following proteins are co-located in the Streptomyces sp. DT2A-34 genome:
- a CDS encoding MarP family serine protease: MDLLDILLLLVILAYAASGYRRGLVAGCVSLAGFIGGAVIGVWILPWMMDLVTPGTTQATVTAVLTVLVPAVVVHELAGRLALRLRRELERGPLRVADGVGGAVANSVAVLIVAWVAASVLAASSSPLLSSAIRDSRLLGTVQDAMPETTPAWFSRATSALTQAGFPQVFNPFENESTAEVAKPTGDSVTAAATNAAKLSTVKIEGVSGTQGREGSGFVYAPRHVMTNAHVVAGIDEPSVRVGGVGRSYESRVVLFDPERDVAVLYVPDLRAPVLRFDDDATRGDSAVVAGYPEDGDLNLQAATVANRVRATGQNIYNDETVTREIYSIRSTVRPGNSGGPLLTTDGKVFGVVFARSTSDNETGYVLTAAEVASDAKRAANATAPVATGDLVTS; this comes from the coding sequence GTGGACCTGCTCGACATCCTGCTGTTGCTGGTGATCCTGGCCTACGCGGCATCGGGCTACCGGCGTGGACTGGTGGCCGGCTGCGTTTCGCTGGCCGGTTTCATCGGCGGCGCGGTGATCGGCGTATGGATCCTGCCGTGGATGATGGACCTGGTCACGCCGGGTACGACCCAGGCGACCGTGACCGCGGTGCTCACGGTGCTGGTCCCGGCGGTGGTGGTGCACGAGTTGGCGGGCCGGCTGGCGCTGCGGCTGCGCCGGGAGCTGGAGCGCGGACCGCTGAGAGTGGCCGACGGAGTCGGCGGGGCCGTGGCCAACTCGGTGGCCGTGCTGATCGTGGCATGGGTCGCGGCAAGCGTTCTTGCCGCGTCCTCCTCCCCGCTGCTCTCGTCCGCGATCCGGGACTCCCGGCTGCTCGGCACTGTTCAGGACGCGATGCCGGAGACCACACCCGCCTGGTTCTCACGGGCCACCTCCGCGCTCACCCAGGCCGGCTTCCCGCAGGTCTTCAACCCGTTCGAGAACGAGTCGACCGCCGAGGTCGCCAAGCCCACCGGCGACAGCGTCACCGCCGCCGCCACGAACGCCGCCAAGCTCAGCACCGTCAAGATCGAGGGCGTCTCGGGCACCCAGGGCCGCGAGGGCAGCGGCTTCGTCTACGCCCCGCGGCACGTGATGACCAACGCCCACGTCGTGGCCGGCATCGACGAACCGAGCGTCCGGGTTGGCGGCGTCGGGCGGTCGTACGAGTCACGCGTGGTGCTCTTCGACCCGGAGCGGGACGTGGCCGTGCTGTACGTCCCCGATCTGCGCGCCCCGGTCCTGCGGTTCGACGACGACGCCACCCGCGGAGACTCTGCGGTGGTGGCGGGCTATCCGGAGGACGGCGACCTGAACCTCCAGGCGGCCACGGTCGCGAACCGGGTGCGGGCGACCGGCCAGAACATCTACAACGACGAGACCGTCACCCGCGAGATCTATTCCATCCGCTCCACCGTCCGCCCGGGCAACTCCGGCGGCCCGCTGCTGACCACCGACGGCAAGGTGTTCGGCGTCGTCTTCGCCCGTTCCACCTCGGACAACGAGACCGGCTACGTTCTGACGGCGGCCGAGGTCGCCTCCGACGCGAAGCGCGCCGCGAACGCGACGGCCCCGGTGGCCACGGGTGACCTCGTCACGTCGTGA
- a CDS encoding peptidoglycan recognition protein, which translates to MLLGCLPGLAAVLALALCASGVERSVAASGRQAVARHATPHKAARPHIVPRTVWLDDDTRHAQPPPRYDDRVVAVFVHHTDSPNGYDCADTPRIIRYLYAGQTGSRDWDDIGYNFLVDRCGTIYEGRAGGVDRPVTGAHTQGFNHRTAGIAALGTFTAGVPVPKEMTDAIAALAAWKLGLSDTDPRARVRLTSSNSHSRYAAGTSTTLPALAGHKDGYMTSCPGAALSALLPEIRETAARLQGRR; encoded by the coding sequence GTGCTCCTCGGCTGTCTTCCCGGTCTCGCCGCCGTACTCGCGCTGGCGCTGTGCGCGAGCGGGGTCGAGCGGAGTGTCGCGGCGTCCGGGCGGCAGGCCGTGGCGCGTCACGCCACCCCGCACAAGGCGGCCCGGCCGCACATCGTGCCGAGGACGGTCTGGCTGGACGACGACACCCGGCACGCCCAGCCGCCCCCGCGCTACGACGACAGAGTCGTCGCCGTGTTCGTCCACCACACCGACTCACCCAACGGCTACGACTGCGCCGACACCCCCCGCATCATCCGCTACCTGTACGCGGGCCAGACCGGCTCCCGAGACTGGGACGACATCGGCTACAACTTCCTCGTCGACCGCTGCGGCACCATCTACGAGGGCCGCGCGGGCGGCGTCGACCGCCCCGTCACCGGCGCCCACACCCAGGGCTTCAACCACCGCACCGCCGGCATCGCCGCCCTGGGCACCTTCACGGCGGGCGTCCCCGTGCCGAAGGAGATGACCGACGCGATCGCCGCGCTGGCGGCCTGGAAACTGGGGCTGTCCGACACCGACCCGCGCGCGAGGGTCCGCCTGACCTCCAGCAACAGCCACAGCCGCTACGCCGCCGGCACCAGCACCACGCTCCCCGCCCTGGCCGGCCACAAGGACGGTTACATGACCAGTTGCCCAGGCGCGGCGCTCAGCGCCCTCCTCCCGGAGATCAGGGAGACGGCGGCCCGCTTGCAGGGCAGACGCTGA
- a CDS encoding peptidoglycan bridge formation glycyltransferase FemA/FemB family protein has product MTSLFVREIPRTEHLAHLRRYPDASHLQIPEWGDVKPDWLPESVGWFEDGDMVAAALVLYRPLPGTRRYLAYLPDGPAIDWRTPRLERWLHPLVAHVKRIGAFSVRIGPPLVVRHWDAATVSAGIADPDVRHLHDLPTAGIDGYALDAAERLRRLGWRRCDEDDGSGFGVGQPRYGCEIPLAGRSMDDLRGALAPHWEQALRTAESAGVRVSWGSAADLPEFHRLYSATAAHDGFKARPLDYFRRMWKALNAEDDDRLRLYLAEYDDEVLSAALMINVGSRAWHSYAASGRRGRQLRPSSALLWRMLGDARAAGAETYDLRSITPALTEDRLLGRLHFKTGTGGRAVEYLGEWELPVGSQGRVLQRALGVYLGRR; this is encoded by the coding sequence ATGACCAGCCTGTTCGTGCGGGAGATACCGCGCACGGAGCACCTCGCCCATCTGCGGCGGTATCCCGACGCGAGCCACCTGCAGATCCCCGAGTGGGGCGATGTGAAGCCCGACTGGCTGCCGGAGAGCGTCGGCTGGTTCGAGGACGGGGACATGGTCGCGGCGGCGCTGGTCCTGTACCGGCCGCTGCCCGGGACCCGGCGCTACCTCGCCTACCTCCCCGACGGTCCCGCGATCGACTGGCGCACTCCGCGCCTGGAGCGGTGGCTGCACCCGCTCGTCGCCCATGTGAAGCGGATCGGGGCGTTCTCGGTCCGGATCGGGCCGCCCCTCGTCGTACGTCACTGGGACGCCGCCACCGTGTCGGCCGGGATCGCCGACCCCGACGTACGTCATCTGCACGATCTGCCGACGGCCGGCATCGACGGATACGCGCTCGACGCCGCGGAGCGGCTGCGCCGGCTCGGGTGGCGGCGGTGCGACGAGGACGACGGGAGCGGTTTCGGCGTCGGCCAGCCGCGCTACGGCTGTGAGATCCCGTTGGCGGGGCGCTCGATGGACGATTTGCGCGGCGCCCTCGCACCGCACTGGGAGCAGGCTTTGCGTACGGCCGAGTCGGCGGGCGTCCGGGTCTCCTGGGGCTCGGCGGCCGACCTGCCCGAATTCCACCGCCTGTACTCCGCGACCGCCGCCCACGACGGCTTCAAGGCCCGCCCGTTGGACTACTTCCGGCGCATGTGGAAGGCCCTGAACGCCGAGGACGACGACCGGCTGCGCCTCTACCTCGCCGAGTACGACGACGAGGTGCTCTCCGCGGCCCTGATGATCAACGTGGGCTCCCGGGCCTGGCACTCGTACGCCGCGTCCGGCCGCCGCGGGCGCCAACTGCGGCCCAGCAGCGCGCTGTTGTGGCGCATGCTGGGTGACGCGCGGGCGGCGGGCGCCGAGACCTACGACCTGCGCTCCATCACCCCCGCCCTCACCGAGGACCGCCTGCTCGGCCGCCTCCACTTCAAGACGGGCACGGGCGGCCGGGCCGTGGAGTACCTCGGGGAGTGGGAGTTGCCGGTGGGGAGCCAGGGGAGGGTGCTGCAGCGGGCGTTGGGGGTTTATCTCGGGCGGCGGTGA
- a CDS encoding DUF4240 domain-containing protein, with translation MDETEFWELIDAAREAAEGDPEEQADLLVDKLLQLDPDMVLDFARHFEARYNRAYTWDLWGAAWVLLDGASDDAFDFFRCWLIGQGREVYEGGVHEPDSLADLLGDFDEEFDGDGEELGYAADEAYEQLTGTVAPDLGIAPAPSEPEGAPVDFENERALAERYPRLWERFKD, from the coding sequence ATGGACGAGACGGAGTTCTGGGAGCTGATCGACGCAGCCCGCGAGGCCGCCGAGGGCGACCCCGAGGAGCAGGCCGACCTGCTCGTGGACAAGCTGCTCCAACTGGACCCCGACATGGTCCTGGACTTCGCCCGTCACTTCGAGGCCCGCTACAACCGCGCGTACACCTGGGATCTGTGGGGCGCCGCCTGGGTCCTGCTGGACGGGGCCAGCGACGACGCGTTCGACTTCTTCCGGTGCTGGCTGATCGGCCAGGGCCGCGAGGTGTACGAGGGCGGTGTGCACGAGCCCGACTCGCTCGCCGACCTGCTGGGCGACTTCGACGAGGAGTTCGACGGCGACGGCGAGGAACTCGGCTACGCCGCGGACGAGGCCTACGAGCAGCTCACCGGCACCGTCGCCCCCGACCTCGGCATCGCCCCCGCGCCCTCGGAACCGGAGGGCGCGCCGGTCGACTTCGAGAACGAACGGGCGCTGGCGGAGCGGTATCCCAGGTTGTGGGAGCGGTTCAAGGACTGA
- a CDS encoding YafY family protein, translating to MRAARLIKMVLLLQSRPSMTAAELARELEVSERTVTRDAQALSEAGVPVYADRGRAGGYRLIGGYRTRLTGLARSEAEALFLSGVPGALREMGLEDAASAARLKVSAALMPSLRDASRTAAQRFHLDAPNWFREPKTPELLPAVADAVWDDRRIVARYRRGEAEVERELEPYGLVLKAGVWYLCARVAAGRGSYRVYRIDRFTAVDAGAERFERDEEFDLPGFWDERAEQFARSILRAEVVVRVSPSGVRGLPYAFDPQSAREALEAAGAPDGDGWVTLTLPVESEEVAHSQLASLGPEVEVLAPEALRERFAGDAIRLATLYRS from the coding sequence ATGCGTGCTGCCCGGCTGATCAAGATGGTGCTGTTGCTCCAGTCCCGGCCCTCCATGACCGCTGCCGAGCTGGCGCGGGAGCTGGAGGTGTCCGAGCGGACGGTCACGCGGGATGCGCAGGCGTTGTCGGAGGCGGGGGTTCCGGTGTACGCCGATCGGGGGCGGGCCGGGGGGTACCGGCTGATCGGCGGCTATCGGACGCGGCTGACGGGGCTCGCGCGGAGCGAGGCCGAGGCGTTGTTCCTGTCCGGGGTGCCGGGGGCGCTGCGTGAGATGGGGCTGGAGGACGCCGCCTCCGCCGCCCGGCTGAAGGTGTCGGCCGCCCTCATGCCCTCCCTGCGCGACGCCTCCCGGACCGCCGCCCAGCGGTTCCATCTCGACGCCCCGAACTGGTTCAGGGAGCCGAAGACGCCCGAGCTGCTGCCGGCCGTCGCGGACGCGGTGTGGGACGACCGGCGGATCGTCGCCCGGTACCGGCGCGGGGAGGCCGAGGTCGAGCGGGAGTTGGAGCCGTACGGCCTCGTGCTGAAGGCGGGGGTCTGGTACCTGTGCGCCCGCGTGGCGGCGGGGCGCGGGTCGTACCGGGTGTACCGCATCGACCGGTTCACCGCCGTGGACGCCGGTGCCGAGCGGTTCGAGCGGGACGAGGAGTTCGATCTGCCGGGTTTCTGGGACGAGCGGGCGGAGCAGTTCGCGCGGTCCATTCTGCGGGCCGAGGTCGTGGTGCGGGTGTCCCCGAGCGGGGTGCGCGGACTTCCGTACGCCTTCGATCCGCAGTCCGCGCGGGAGGCGCTGGAGGCGGCGGGCGCCCCGGACGGGGACGGATGGGTGACGCTGACCCTCCCGGTGGAATCCGAGGAGGTCGCCCACTCCCAGCTCGCGTCGCTCGGCCCGGAGGTCGAGGTGCTCGCGCCGGAGGCACTGCGGGAGCGGTTCGCGGGCGATGCGATACGGCTGGCCACGCTGTACCGTTCATGA